A genome region from Anastrepha ludens isolate Willacy chromosome 3, idAnaLude1.1, whole genome shotgun sequence includes the following:
- the LOC128858791 gene encoding uncharacterized protein LOC128858791 yields MFFSACSKLKHSLSKHCCERIFEESEMRSKNILLKIIFLCLVVGCCAYFFPGKVTGPRLVPYLIGSGLDRKGPSHVSNISKKTGHILKKIRHNLKKRLRNSRKLLRTLKKYKKSLK; encoded by the exons ATGTTCTTTTCCGCCTGTTCTAAGTTGAAGCATTCTCTTTCGAAGCATTGTTGCGAACGCATTTTTGAAGAATCCGAAATGCgcagcaaaaatatattactgaaaattattttcttgtgTCTTGTGGTGGGCTGTTGCG CTTACTTCTTCCCAGGAAAAGTCACCGGGCCTCGATTAGTACCTTATCTAATAGGCTCAGGTTTAGACAGGAAGGGCCCATCACATGTTAGCAATATTAGCAAGAAAACCGGtcatatactaaaaaaaattaggcaTAATCTTAAGAAGAGATTACGGAATTCACGAAAGCTGCTCAGAACActgaagaaatataaaaaatcgctAAAATGA